A genomic window from Flavobacterium johnsoniae includes:
- a CDS encoding DUF5689 domain-containing protein: protein MKNIFLNSLFGLSFLIICSCSTEVETPKLACTQPDFTVNKTVEKVYELSANTAKQYLYDDVIEAYVVSSDEGGNFFKTISLQTKKTEKNPAIGFSVPIDASNTYIDYRLGNKVYVKLKNQFTDLYYGGLRIGSLYVSNAGDPTIGRISQNEYKNVLNASCTIIEEDLLVESISVEEALNDSKLNTLIELNDVEFTESALGRHYFEESNNVGGSTNWNLRDKTGNQIIFRTSAYAKFADHFVPEGSGKVRGILTKFGTDYQLMVRFESDIEMNGKRNTPFFAEDFQSVKNNVNFALPGWSNIVEKAAKLWKSMVYAGNGYAEFNTTSTTAAENVAWLVSPKINLTGYKNAVLSFRSAQHDLKIDSPLNTLEIYVSTNFDGSSVAKAKWTKLEAKVPNLSTPAREFISSGGIDLSAYSGNINIAFKYIGSGKDKTLNGAFMVDDIKIFGEK, encoded by the coding sequence ATGAAAAACATATTTTTAAATTCACTTTTTGGATTATCATTTTTAATTATTTGCAGTTGTAGTACCGAAGTCGAAACTCCAAAATTAGCATGTACACAACCTGATTTTACAGTAAATAAAACCGTCGAAAAAGTTTATGAACTTTCTGCTAATACAGCAAAACAATATTTATACGATGATGTAATTGAAGCTTATGTGGTGTCGAGTGATGAAGGCGGAAATTTTTTTAAAACTATTTCACTGCAAACAAAAAAGACCGAAAAAAATCCAGCAATTGGTTTCAGCGTTCCTATTGATGCCTCAAATACTTATATCGATTATCGTTTAGGAAACAAAGTTTATGTAAAACTTAAAAACCAATTTACAGATTTGTATTACGGTGGTTTAAGAATTGGCAGTTTGTATGTAAGTAATGCGGGAGATCCTACAATTGGGAGGATTTCTCAAAATGAATATAAAAATGTATTAAATGCTTCTTGTACGATAATTGAGGAAGATTTATTGGTTGAATCAATTTCTGTTGAAGAAGCATTAAATGATAGCAAGTTGAATACTTTAATAGAATTGAACGATGTTGAGTTTACAGAATCGGCTTTGGGACGCCATTATTTTGAAGAATCAAATAATGTTGGCGGATCGACAAATTGGAATTTACGAGATAAAACTGGAAATCAAATTATTTTTAGAACGAGTGCTTATGCAAAATTTGCAGATCATTTTGTGCCAGAAGGAAGCGGGAAAGTACGAGGAATTCTAACCAAATTCGGAACAGATTATCAATTGATGGTTCGCTTTGAAAGTGATATCGAAATGAATGGAAAAAGAAATACGCCTTTTTTTGCAGAAGATTTTCAATCGGTTAAAAACAATGTAAATTTTGCACTTCCTGGTTGGAGCAATATTGTAGAAAAAGCAGCCAAATTATGGAAAAGTATGGTGTACGCCGGAAACGGTTACGCAGAATTTAACACTACAAGCACAACCGCTGCCGAAAATGTTGCTTGGTTGGTTTCTCCTAAAATAAATCTAACAGGTTACAAAAATGCAGTTCTTTCTTTTAGAAGTGCACAACATGATTTAAAAATAGATTCACCTTTAAATACTTTGGAAATTTATGTTTCAACCAATTTTGATGGCTCAAGTGTTGCCAAAGCAAAATGGACAAAATTGGAAGCAAAAGTTCCAAATCTTTCCACTCCTGCACGCGAGTTTATAAGTTCTGGCGGAATTGATCTTTCGGCATATTCTGGAAATATCAATATTGCATTTAAATACATTGGTTCTGGAAAAGACAAAACCTTAAACGGCGCTTTTATGGTAGACGATATTAAGATATTTGGAGAAAAATAA
- the hflX gene encoding GTPase HflX, translated as MLEKEVINFERTVIVGIVTQSQSEEKLNEYLDELEFLTFTAGGEVIKRFSQKMERPNPKTFVGTGKIDDINLYVKENKISTVIFDDELTPSQQKNISRIIDCKILDRTNLILDIFAQRAETSYARTQVELAQCIYLLPRLSGLWTHLERQKGGIGMRGPGETEIETDRRIVRDRISLLKEKIKTIDKQMGIQRSNRGAMVRVALVGYTNVGKSTLMNAIGKSDVFVENKLFATLDTTVRKVVIKNLPFLLSDTVGFIRKLPTQLVDSFKSTLDEVREADLLLHVVDISHPDFEDHIESVNKILQEIKSNDKPTIMVFNKIDAYKHLTIDEDDLITERTRKHYTLNEWKQTWMSNVGEDKALFISARQKENFEEFRERVYEAVRQIHITRFPYNKFLYPDYKDAVEKEEEQE; from the coding sequence ATGTTAGAAAAAGAAGTTATAAATTTTGAGAGAACGGTTATTGTTGGAATCGTTACTCAAAGTCAAAGTGAAGAGAAACTAAATGAATATTTAGACGAATTGGAGTTTTTGACTTTTACCGCTGGCGGTGAAGTTATTAAGCGCTTTTCGCAAAAAATGGAACGCCCAAATCCGAAGACTTTTGTTGGAACGGGAAAAATTGACGACATCAATCTCTATGTAAAAGAGAACAAAATATCGACCGTAATTTTTGATGATGAATTAACGCCTTCTCAGCAAAAAAATATTTCAAGAATTATTGATTGTAAAATTCTGGATAGAACGAATTTGATTCTGGATATTTTTGCACAAAGAGCAGAAACTTCATATGCAAGAACGCAGGTAGAATTGGCGCAGTGTATTTATTTACTGCCAAGACTTTCTGGTTTATGGACGCACCTTGAACGTCAAAAAGGGGGTATCGGTATGCGTGGGCCTGGAGAGACGGAGATTGAGACAGATAGACGTATTGTGCGTGATAGAATTTCGTTATTGAAAGAAAAAATCAAAACGATCGATAAACAAATGGGTATTCAGAGAAGTAATCGAGGCGCAATGGTTCGTGTGGCTTTAGTTGGATATACCAATGTTGGAAAATCGACTCTGATGAATGCCATTGGAAAAAGTGATGTTTTTGTTGAAAATAAATTGTTTGCAACTTTAGATACGACAGTTCGAAAAGTGGTTATCAAAAACCTTCCTTTCTTACTTTCTGATACAGTTGGATTTATTAGAAAATTACCAACGCAATTGGTAGATTCTTTTAAAAGTACTTTGGACGAGGTTCGCGAAGCAGATTTGCTTTTGCATGTTGTAGATATTTCACATCCAGATTTTGAAGATCATATTGAATCGGTTAATAAAATTTTGCAAGAAATCAAAAGTAACGATAAGCCAACGATTATGGTTTTTAACAAAATCGACGCTTACAAACACTTGACAATTGATGAAGACGATCTAATTACAGAAAGAACTCGTAAACATTATACGCTTAACGAATGGAAACAAACGTGGATGAGTAATGTTGGAGAAGATAAAGCATTGTTTATTTCGGCGAGACAAAAAGAAAACTTTGAAGAATTTAGAGAAAGGGTTTATGAAGCAGTTAGACAAATTCATATTACGCGTTTTCCTTATAATAAATTCTTGTATCCTGATTATAAGGATGCAGTTGAAAAGGAAGAAGAGCAGGAATAA